The following is a genomic window from Planctomycetia bacterium.
CGCCTTCATCGCTCGGACTGCCATGGGAACGTCACCGTGTCCAGTGATGACGATGATAGGTGTGGTGACGCCACGAGCGTTGAGGCGCTCCTGTAACTCAAGTCCGCTGATGCCCGGCATTCGGACGTCGAGCAGAATACAGCCGGCGCGCTGCAAGGCGTCAGAACTGAGCATTTCGTCGGCCGAGGCAAACAAGAGCGCAGAGAGGCCGACCGACTCAATCAGCCATTTAAGGGAATCGCGCACGGCATTGTCGTCGTCGACGACAATCACCGTTTTGCTGCTGAGCTGCTGTGTCATCTGACTCCCCGCGCTGGGCGGAATGCCACTATTACCCCTCTCGAAGAATAACGGAAATCTCCTGGATGGAATCATCGCAAATAGGCGCTTTTTAGTAAAACAAGACAAATGCTCAGACGGACGCGGGCTACAGGAAAACCCCTACTACTAGAGCGGATTGCGCGTTCCTCTAGCGCCATAGTGCACTAGGGGTTAGGCTCATTGCCAAAGGAGTACTTTGGCATGGAAGCCTATTCGATGGATTTGCGCAGGCGGGTGCTGGCAGCGTGCGATGCCGGGCACGGGACTACTCCGGTTGCAAAGTCGTTCGATGTGTCGCCAGCCTGGGTTCGACGACTCAAGCAGCGGCGTCGCGAGTTGGGGACGATCGCGCCGCTTCCGCATCGCACGGGACCGATCCCCCGACTAAATGAATCTCGGAAAGAGCGACTCCGCAAGCTGGTGGAGGCGCAACCTGATGCGACGTTGGCGGAACTCCGCGACCGGCTGGGCCTGAAGATCACCCTGGGACATCTCTGCCGCTCGCTCCGCAAGATGAAGCTGTCGCTAAAAAAAAGTCGCTCTTCGCGGATGAGCAGAACCGCCCGGATGTGAGAATTCAGCGTGAACACTGGCGTCGGCAATTAGGAGGCCTCGATCCCGATCGCCTTGTATTCATTGACGAAAGTTCAGCGAAGACCAATCTGACGCGCCTGCGCGGCCGAGCGCTGCGCGGTCAGCGGGTCAAAGCCCACGCCCCTTATGGACGATGGCAAACCACGACCATGCTCTGCGGATTGCGCCTTCGCGGCGCCATTGCCCCGATGATCTTGTCCGGTGCCATCGACAGCGCCTCATTCACCGAATACGTCCGCCAGGTTCTGGCTCCGGCCCTGCAGCCCGGCGACATTGTGGTCATGGACAATCTGGCATCTCATCAGGCCGTCGGTGCACACGAAGCCATCGCTGCCGTCGGCGCGCACGTGGCATTCCTGCCCCCGTACTCGCCCGACTTCAACCCGATCGAGATGATGTGGTCAAAGGCCAAACAGATTCTGCGCACCGCGGCCGCCAGAAACTTTGAGGAACTATGCACCGGAATGGCAAAGGCCATCGCCGCGATCAGCCCCTCAGATGCATTGGGCTACTTCACGCACTGCGGAGTCGCTACAGAAAAGCGCAAAACGCTCTAATTGAATAGCCAGGCGCGCGAAAGATCAATTGCTGTGCGAATTGCACAAGACCGGGCACGTGGCTGCGGGGTCTCCTTTGCAAATGGGTGGCAGGGCACACGTGCCGGAAAGATCGATTCGTCATGCAGTGCTCCGAGCGACTATGAAGTTGAGACTGCAGGTGCCGGCATTTCACAGAGATAAAAAGCCGAATCTACTGAGCAGTCTGAGGAAGCCGCGCCGGCTTTCCGATGGGAAGTTGAAACTCAAATGCAGTGCGGCCGTCCGGGCACGACCTAAACTGAAGGCGGCCGCCATGCGCCTCGACGATGCCCCGGGAAATGGAAAGACCCAGACCTACGCCTCGATCCTTTGTCGTGGAGAAGGGCTTGAAGAGATCAGCCGCCGCCTGCGGGCTGACGCCCGGCCCGTTGTCGATGACGCTTAGTTCGACTTTGTCATCGACATGCCCTGTCGAGATGATAATTCGGCCCTTTCCAACCGGGGTCTTTTCCAGCGCATCGCATGCATTCTTAATAAGGTTGATGATCACCTGCTCTATTTGAATAGAATCCACGATCACAGGCG
Proteins encoded in this region:
- a CDS encoding IS630 family transposase; amino-acid sequence: MRIQREHWRRQLGGLDPDRLVFIDESSAKTNLTRLRGRALRGQRVKAHAPYGRWQTTTMLCGLRLRGAIAPMILSGAIDSASFTEYVRQVLAPALQPGDIVVMDNLASHQAVGAHEAIAAVGAHVAFLPPYSPDFNPIEMMWSKAKQILRTAAARNFEELCTGMAKAIAAISPSDALGYFTHCGVATEKRKTL
- a CDS encoding transposase, translating into MEAYSMDLRRRVLAACDAGHGTTPVAKSFDVSPAWVRRLKQRRRELGTIAPLPHRTGPIPRLNESRKERLRKLVEAQPDATLAELRDRLGLKITLGHLCRSLRKMKLSLKKSRSSRMSRTARM